The Glycine soja cultivar W05 chromosome 4, ASM419377v2, whole genome shotgun sequence genomic sequence agCATATTAAAGGTGTTAAGTAGAAGAGGGTGGTGTATACACACCACCTGGATATATGGATTAAGGCTCGCGAATGGCCCATTTAAACCTCATCATGTCTTAGGAAATTATTTCTGCACCTTCAAAAAATCAGCTTTGTATGTTTTGGTCCTTTTggaggtgtagtaagcaaaatAGGGAATGAAGGAAGTAATTACCCACAAGTTAAAGGTGAATGCAAGTTTTTGAGAATTGTTATTCTCAACTCTAATTTTGCCTTCCTCGCCCCATgtgcttaaaaaattatttccaaaatatCACTTATAATAGGAAAATGTTTTCGTTGTATAGTTTCCTtgtgaaaaaggagaaaaaaaaaatacacatatttatatagaatcatatttttgttttgtaaaaggAGATGAAAAAAATACGTAACATTATGTAAGTATTCaacttgttaaaaaataaagtggacaaaaatgaaattaagtcaaaataaaaagattttgaCATGGCCACGGTTTCAATCCATTCAAAAATTTCTGCCGTTTGTATGCAAATTGAAAATTGCTACTATATTAAAGAGAGGAGTGATAGATATACTTAGATAGGTTTAAAATTAAATCTCGTTGCCATCACGTTACTTGCAAAAATATGTAACACTCCAAATAATTCAGCCTTTCCCATTAGAAAAAATCGAGTCATCAAAAGCAACGTATCCCTTGCAAGCACACATGATAATGCCTTTGCCGTATTAACTTCGTTTACTTAAGTCCATTTTTTATTCGTACCCTTCGGATACATCCGATAAGTCCATTTTTCATTCCCTTAGGAggctaataattttattaacttaGTATTTACTATTTACCAAGTTCTTATTCAACAACAAAAAGAGTTCATAAGTTTGAATAtgagatttattaaaataatataaataattatttaatatttttttgagcaAGTTGTTTtatctattaaaattaaacttattgaaataaattatatatatatatatatatatatatatatatatatatatacgaagTTTAACAATCACTTTTAtatgcaaaaataaattattttaaatgtctAAAATCTATTAATGACAATATACAGCAAGGGTTTAGTTTTGGAGAGTAAAGTTATATATTgagaatattaaataattttatattattaaactttcatgtatgataattttattaacttttataaaattattttaaaaatcatattaattgtgatttatgatggaatgataatgttaaattattttacattgttaTTGTGTTACCCTTAAACTTTGGGTTTTGATTATTGTtctaaaaattcttttaataatactttaattacaaaatgatgcggggtaaaaatatcacatacgtattattaatgaatttaatgcACTCAGAGTATATTActttcctttcttattttttatttttataatttttttttaacatagtgTGATTATACATTTGACAATTGAgctttaaatatcttaattaatttcacaCATGTTGGCTCTTTATTacatttcctttttgttttttctccttTCTATATTCacatttatcatttcaattcaattaattttggtCATCCCTTTATTGCCGTGATTTCTTgagtgttgttttctttcttctccttctttgcATGATagcaatgacttattttatagtCGAggcatttattaaaaatatatactatttattatctaatatatatatatatatatatatatatataatttattatgggTATAGAATTCATTATTCTGATATTACTACTTATTATCtaataaaagttaattataagctttagtttgatttttttttcgtaGATTAATCGATATATTTAACatttgaaaagataaaataaatgtaagcTTTTTTAGATaccaaataaatgaaatatttaatgtaataataataatatttattttatgttttttaaatacgTCGACTTATTaggctaaaaaaaattaaatagtcaagatcttttttaattaaataggctttaataaaaactttattggcttgatttttatttttttttaaagagcaATGATACTGAtgcaataaaatatacaattaagagagaaagagataatacaaaaaattgaatttaaattataataaatgataGGATTTAGTAGAGAGATACATAtaagatataatatataaattattgtacaAACTTGTTGTATGTGTATCatatatttcttttgaaaaaacttgACCTGACTTAGACTTGGTGTAGGCTATTCACCTTGGCCGTAGGCTGCAATCAAATGATCTGACCTATTACCACACTTGAATGGAACTGATAATGGAACTGAGTTTATATCATTTGAGCAAAGTCTCAATTTGAGTCAATGACAACAAAGTGTGGTTGAGAGAAAACCTCCCattaaaagtcattaacttGATGCTCGAATGataattagttattaataaaattggtgaatattttatactaatataaaaaaaaagtcaaataaaaGATACATTAATGCCACTTTTCATTTATCAAGGGGTCTAAATATCTAATTCAACTTATTGAACAAATATGTAAGTGATTGTAAatcatcattatatatataaaggaagcTGAGTTATTGTAAATCTCAGTGTTATGAAAACCAGTTCAATCATTAATTTAATAGAAGCACTAAGTTAGAGTAGTGGCCGACTTATTGACCTGATGATTTATATACCTAACTTAAGATAATATGATTAATCCATATTTTTacattccaaaattaaatttattgtcatgatgaaattataaaatagtcATTTAATTGagtattatcattaatttatttagaaaattcttattttctaggactaaatacaaaaattatcgAATAACCATAAACAAGTCtactgaaaatatataaaaacacataaatactaaattatattataatacattTGGTAATAATTAGTTACTATATATcattattaagataaaaaaaatattaaaggaacatattatatgatattcaataattagttattaaaaacttaaaatgatataagaaatgggaaaaaaaatctcaaccAAGTTAAATCGAGCTAACTCGATTCAAATCATTGGATTTGATCAAAATTAACTGAATCAATCTGAGTCATTGTATTTCCAATCTTATACCTTAATCGGACCATCCAAGACATGGATTGCAATTGACCCAAAAGACTAAtctaatttttataacaatacTTGTCTTTAATTCtaccaataaaaacaaaacctCATGATACATATCTCTCTTGTCTTCGGAACAAAAAATTAACCACCCCTTTAATTATCATGTAAGAATATGATTCAAATAATCGTttggtatttttgttttgaaagtcactaataattataattgttttagaaagtAGAAGGTACGCTCGGGCACGGAGGAAGAGAGACCATAGACGTCGTGCTCAGAACCAGGTTTGAAGAGAAAACGTTGATCCGATTCCGAATTTGCAAATTAGAATAGAATTCTTCTTCCTTCCCTTTGGTTCCCGTATCAGTATCAAAGTCCAGGACGATGTCGTTTGGGTCCTCTCTGTTGTCTCATTCGCATGCCCTTCGATTCTtgtccaacaacaacagaaacaGAACCTCCCGCTTCAAAGCCACTGCCAAAGTTCCCGATTTCCTCTCTGCAGATTGGTAACTATTCTTCTTCCGTTCCTCACCACAATCctcccttttttttaatatatatatatatatatatatatattcattccaATTTGCAGGTTTGAATCGCGCAAGAAAATACCCTTTGGACCACGATTAGATGTAACCACTAACCCCaatcctctttttctttttttcttttttagttttgctAAATGAATGTTTGGTATAGTTTAGTGCAGAAGATGCGGTGCATTACCAGCTTGAAGCCTTGAAGTATAATGACCAGCCTCGTCCAGACTATGGAATCGAGGTTATGTACAGGTTTGCTGGATTTGATCCCTTTGAAAGGTCTCCCTATTTTGGCCCTTTCTTTGATTTGGGCCAGGTTAGTACTCATAATCTTCatattctctttttaatttgttattaattaattaatagatacATACTGTTACTGAGATATGTTAATGTTGAAATTGATGCTAATCCGTACAACTATTCTCGTGTGTGTTCAGTTTGAACGGTTTAGGCGAATTTTTCACCATTCTACTTATCGGGTCTTACTAGGTCACAAGGAGAGAAAGATCATGAGCACTTTGTTCGTCGAGGAGGTacaatgttttgtttttcttcatcaTCTTTTTTCCAAGTTTTTCTCTGTTGTCTAAACTGAAATTATGGGTTGATGAACTTCATGCAGAACAAATACAAGCAGCGGGTTTGGATTCGTGGAAGTCGACCAGAGGAAGAGGAGATATTTCAACTTACAATGGTTCAGGTTTGATCATAATTTCTTCTACTACTTCATAGTTCATATCATAGTCATAATTGTCATGCCATTTAATATGTGTTTGTTTGGTTCAGTTTATTTGCAAAAAATTAtgccttttttatttgtttggaaAATAAGTAACAATGATATGTAGTTAAGGCAGTTTGTGAACTGGGGATTGCTGCAGGAATGgtgtttaattttgatagtaCCTTTCTTAATAGATATTTGAGTTGTTGATTTCATAAATTTAGTATATATCATTAGTTGCCTGTTGTTatctgtttgatttaatttaatttaacccAAGTATGTATCTCATCTTTGTTTGTCACTGGCAGAAGGTTGGAGGATGCTGGGATGGTTACTGGTTAACAGAGTCTCTGCTTCACGATACGGATACATTTGCCGGTGGATTAGCATATTGAAAGTCATCTAATGCAGGAATCAGGCTCGTGAGGTTCCACTGTCAAAAGCATGAAATGATCTGCATTCCTGCAACTACTATCCTAATCTGTAAAATTTGTGTACATATGTAAGAAATTCAGCTGTTAATATGTGTATATAATTGGTCCTCGCTAATCAAATGTAAACATTCTTGTATATTTTGCTGAATGTTGCAGGAGCTAGCATACTTTAATGCTTATGCTCACATCTGTATACTTGTGCACTGTACACACCATCTTGTGCGTCGTCTGATTCATTTATACTACAGAATGGTTCAAAATCTCTTGGCCC encodes the following:
- the LOC114408995 gene encoding uncharacterized protein LOC114408995 isoform X3, translated to MSFGSSLLSHSHALRFLSNNNRNRTSRFKATAKVPDFLSADCAEDAVHYQLEALKYNDQPRPDYGIEVMYRFAGFDPFERSPYFGPFFDLGQFERFRRIFHHSTYRVLLGHKERKIMSTLFVEENKYKQRVWIRGSRPEEEEIFQLTMVQKVGGCWDGYWLTESLLHDTDTFAGGLAY
- the LOC114408995 gene encoding uncharacterized protein LOC114408995 isoform X2, whose translation is MSFGSSLLSHSHALRFLSNNNRNRTSRFKATAKVPDFLSADWFESRKKIPFGPRLDFSAEDAVHYQLEALKYNDQPRPDYGIEVMYRFAGFDPFERSPYFGPFFDLGQFERFRRIFHHSTYRVLLGHKERKIMSTLFVEENKYKQRVWIRGSRPEEEEIFQLTMVQVGGCWDGYWLTESLLHDTDTFAGGLAY
- the LOC114408995 gene encoding uncharacterized protein LOC114408995 isoform X1, translating into MSFGSSLLSHSHALRFLSNNNRNRTSRFKATAKVPDFLSADWFESRKKIPFGPRLDFSAEDAVHYQLEALKYNDQPRPDYGIEVMYRFAGFDPFERSPYFGPFFDLGQFERFRRIFHHSTYRVLLGHKERKIMSTLFVEENKYKQRVWIRGSRPEEEEIFQLTMVQKVGGCWDGYWLTESLLHDTDTFAGGLAY
- the LOC114408995 gene encoding uncharacterized protein LOC114408995 isoform X4, giving the protein MYRFAGFDPFERSPYFGPFFDLGQFERFRRIFHHSTYRVLLGHKERKIMSTLFVEENKYKQRVWIRGSRPEEEEIFQLTMVQKVGGCWDGYWLTESLLHDTDTFAGGLAY